Proteins found in one Macrobrachium nipponense isolate FS-2020 chromosome 4, ASM1510439v2, whole genome shotgun sequence genomic segment:
- the LOC135211157 gene encoding sodium-coupled monocarboxylate transporter 2-like: MNLGDLDIAFFSISLLASCAIGVYYGVRGLQSTPLEYLLGGRSMKPFPLAMSMVVGTVSAVTIMGSAGEMYANGTQLWVMDLGIAIGMLIVAEALVPIMYPLQMVSLYQYIESRFKSKSLRQATVVLQLFCAYFFIGFVLYPPSIALKYFTGLPIIINIFIMGVTCTVYSAFGGVKAVVYADVFQALVMVIGVLAIVIQGSLQMGGLDHIWDIAYHGDRIEFFNFALDPYQRHSFWLCLTYGIFFALSTYGVNQSQTQRFFSTDSVKHAQWVLYYAAAGMVFLRAIINLAGLVMYAYFQDCDPLTDPNNVLNDPSIVVINYVLEVLTKIPGMSGAFVAAIYAAVLSSVSTQLNSMAALLWEDFLKEIRFFSDSSEITKGRIQKVLVLISGVLGLLCGFAVSQMGSFFRTLLTINGAMTGPLIGLFLVAVYFPWINAAGAAFGFVISIIMNAWFVVGQLFTLPPAKYLPLSRDGCPSPSSLNVTTIANFNLTTAAAEIMNITTTAEPAFMDDDEDSGRGLYALSYCLNSVWGTLICTVIAIIVTAVTGTNGLDDIDKRLVDAKSWALFERITVLQGREPLVKSVLRRSSTAQRSNSYNKGDTENPSALEELSPDGVGQQKVKNVDED, translated from the exons ATGAATCTGGGTGATCTGGACATCGCCTTCTTCAGTATCTCTCTCCTCGCCAGCTGTGCCATTGGCGTTTACTATGGAGTCCGAGGGCTTCAGTCGACTCCTCTGGAGTACCTCCTCGGAGGGCGGTCCATGAAGCCCTTCCCACTGGCCATGAGTATGGTGGTGGGCACCGTCTCCGCCGTGACTATCATGGGGAGCGCGGGCGAAATGTATGCGAATGGCACCCAGCTCTGGGTCATGGATCTGGGTATCGCCATAGGGATGCTCATCGTGGCTGAAGCCCTCGTACCCATCATGTATCCACTGCAGATGGTGTCTCTGTATCAG TACATCGAGAGCCGCTTCAAATCCAAGAGTCTGCGTCAGGCGACGGTCGTCCTCCAGCTCTTTTGCGCCTACTTCTTCATCGGATTCGTCCTGTATCCGCCATCCATCGCGCTCAAGTACTTCACCGGTCTGCCCATCATAATCAACATCTTCATCATGGGCGTCACATGCACAGTTTATTCGGCCTTT GGAGGAGTGAAAGCAGTGGTGTACGCCGACGTCTTCCAAGCTCTGGTGATGGTCATTGGAGTCCTGGCCATCGTGATTCAAGGGTCACTGCAGATGGGCGGCCTGGATCACATCTGGGACATCGCATACCATGGCGACAGGATCGAATTCTTCAA TTTCGCTCTCGACCCATATCAAAGACACAGCTTTTGGCTCTGCCTGACCTACGGTATCTTCTTCGCTCTGAGTACCTACGGCGTCAACCAGAGCCAGACGCAGAGATTCTTCAGCACTGACTCTGTCAAACATGCCCAGTG GGTCTTATATTACGCTGCTGCAGGAATGGTGTTCCTAAGGGCGATCATCAACTTGGCAGGCCTAGTGATGTACGCCTACTTCCAGGATTGCGATCCCCTCACCGATCCCAATAATGTGTTGAACGACCCGTCTATAGTCGTGATCAATTATGTGCTGGAGGTCCTCACGAAAATCCCTGGGATGTCGGGAGCTTTCGTGGCGGCCATCTACGCTGCTGTCCTTAG CTCGGtgtcaactcaactcaactccaTGGCGGCACTGCTTTGGGAGGATTTCCTGAAGGAAATCAGATTCTTCTCCGATTCTTCTGAAATTACGAAAGGACGGATTCAAAAGGTTTTAG TATTGATCTCTGGAGTTCTAGGACTTCTCTGTGGCTTTGCAGTATCTCAGATGGGGTCTTTCTTCAGGACTCTTCTGACAATCAACGGCGCCATGACAGGACCTCTCATTGGCCTGTTTCTTGTTGCAGTTTACTTCCCATGGATAAATGcagcg GGTGCTGCTTTCGGCTTCGTCATCTCGATTATCATGAACGCCTGGTTCGTCGTCGGCCAGCTCTTCACCTTACCTCCCGCAAAGTACTTACCCTTGTCTAGAGATGGTTGCCCCAGTCCTTCTTCTCTGAATGTCACGACTATCGCCAACTTCAACTTGACCACCGCCGCAGCTGAAATCATGAATATCACCACGACCGCCGAGCCAGCCTTCATGGACGACGATGA GGACTCCGGTCGCGGTTTGTACGCCCTCTCCTACTGTCTGAACTCGGTGTGGGGGACGCTCATATGCACTGTCATAGCTATTATCGTTACGGCTGTCACAG GTACAAATGGTCTGGACGATATCGACAAAAGGCTAGTCGATGCGAAGTCCTGGGCCTTGTTCGAAAGAATCACCGTTCTGCAGGGCAGAGAGCCCCTTGTCAAGAGTGTTTTGAGGAGGTCCTCCACAGCCCAAAGGTCCAACAGCTACAACAAAGGAGACACGGAAAACCCTTCGGCGTTAGAAGAACTATCTCCTGACGGCGTAGGTCAGCAGAAGGTGAAGAATGTAGACGAAGATTAA